TCATGGGCGATCCCCAGCAGTACGCGTTCTTCGCCAAGGGCAAAGCCTGATTCCGGCGGCCCTCGGGCCGCCGGTCCGCGGGAGCGGGATATGACGGGACCGGACAGGCCGGAGAACATCTACGAGGCGCTGCTGCGCGTCAGCCTGGACATCAACGCGCGGCTGGAACTGAACGAGGTCCTCGCGGGCGTGATCCGGCACACCCGCCTGCTCCTGGATTGCGAGGACGCCAGCCTGGTCCTCTGGGACGCCCGGCGCAGGCAGTTCGAGACCGGCGCCTCCACGACGCGCATCGGCGACACCGTGGCGGCGCGCGTGCGGCAGAGCGGGGGCGCCACCCGCTGGATCGTGGACCACGGCGAGCCCTGCGTCGTGCCCGACACCCGGAAGGACCCGTTCACGGCCAACCCCATCATCCCCGAGAACGGGATCGGGGCCTACGCGGGCGTGCCCATCCGGCAGGGCGACGAGATCCTGGGCGTGCTGTACGTCCTCTCGCGCCGGCCGCGCGGTTTCTCGGACGAGGAAGTGGAGTGGATGCAGGAACTCGCCGGCATGGCGGCCATCGCCATCCAGAACTCGCGCCTGATGGCCTCGCTGCGGGAACTGAATGAATTCAAGGACGCCTTGCGGCGCCTGGCCGCCCACGACCTGCGCCAACCCTTGAGCCCGGCCATAGGGTTTCTCGACCTTGCCCTCACCAGTTCCCCCGCCCTGCCGCAGGATCATCTCGCCCTGCTCGAGGAGGTCCGCAAGGCGCTGATGCGGATGCGCGACCTGGTGAGCGGCATCCTGGACTACGAGCGCATGACCGAGGAAGGCGAGCTGGCCTTGCAGCCCGTGGACCTGAACGCCTTGGCCGAGGAGGCGGTCCAGCCGCTCCGCGAGATCGCCGCGAGCCGTTCCCAACGACTGGAGTTCTGCCCGGCCGCCGTCATCCCGACCGCGCAGGGCGATCCCGTGCTGCTCCGGCAGGCCATGGGCAACCTCGTGGCCAACGCGGTCAAGTACACGCCGGCGGGCGGGCACATCGAGGTGGCGACGGGACTCCGGGACAGCGAGGCCTTCTTCGAGGTACGGGACGACGGGCCGGGCATCGAACCGGAAGAGCAGAAGCGGCTGTTCCAGCCGTTCACCCGCCTCAAATCCGCGGGCGAGACCGAGGGCACGGGCCTGGGGTTGAGCCTGGTCCGGAAAATCATCGAGCGGCACGGCGGCCGGGTATCCGTCGACAGCGCCCCCAGCCGCGGCAGCGTATTCCGGCTGCACCTGCCTGGGGCCAAAGATACCTGCGCCGCTGAATAATACCATGTACGGGTGAGAGGCGGTACGAACGGCGTCGCAGAGCTCCGCCCTCCAGTTGCAGGAATCATGGAGGGGCGAGCTCCTGCGAGCCCGAAATCTACCCGCCTTCACCCGGATTTGGTATAATAACGCTCTCCGTGTGGGCGCCGGCGAGCGGCGCCCCTACGCGTCCTTCATCGGGTCCCAGACCCGCCGGAAGCCGAAGCCCTCGAAGTCCTTCACGTTGCGCGTGGCGAAGTCCGTGACGCCGTGATGGCGCAGGGTGAGCGCCAGGCGGAGATCGTAAATCCGTTTGTAGGGAAATGCCGTCTGCGCGGCTGCCTCCCAGATTTTCTTCATGAGGCCGGCCTGCGGGCCCGGGTAATCCAGGATAGCCCAGCGCCGATGGCCGCGGAGGTGCTGGAT
This is a stretch of genomic DNA from Kiritimatiellia bacterium. It encodes these proteins:
- a CDS encoding PIN domain-containing protein, which produces MISCDTNILFMALDSESRGHIEVRQYLASVVESADFALCELVLLELYGLLRNPVVCRQPYSAAEAAQVIQHLRGHRRWAILDYPGPQAGLMKKIWEAAAQTAFPYKRIYDLRLALTLRHHGVTDFATRNVKDFEGFGFRRVWDPMKDA
- a CDS encoding GAF domain-containing sensor histidine kinase encodes the protein MTGPDRPENIYEALLRVSLDINARLELNEVLAGVIRHTRLLLDCEDASLVLWDARRRQFETGASTTRIGDTVAARVRQSGGATRWIVDHGEPCVVPDTRKDPFTANPIIPENGIGAYAGVPIRQGDEILGVLYVLSRRPRGFSDEEVEWMQELAGMAAIAIQNSRLMASLRELNEFKDALRRLAAHDLRQPLSPAIGFLDLALTSSPALPQDHLALLEEVRKALMRMRDLVSGILDYERMTEEGELALQPVDLNALAEEAVQPLREIAASRSQRLEFCPAAVIPTAQGDPVLLRQAMGNLVANAVKYTPAGGHIEVATGLRDSEAFFEVRDDGPGIEPEEQKRLFQPFTRLKSAGETEGTGLGLSLVRKIIERHGGRVSVDSAPSRGSVFRLHLPGAKDTCAAE